Proteins encoded within one genomic window of Streptomyces sp. NBC_01314:
- the sucC gene encoding ADP-forming succinate--CoA ligase subunit beta: MDLFEYQARDLFAKHDVPVLAGEVIDTPEAARAATERLGGKSVVKAQVKVGGRGKAGGVKLAATPDEAVARATDILGMDIKGHTVHKVMIAETAPEILEEYYVSFLLDRTNRTFLSIASVEGGMEIEEVAATRPEAVAKTPIDANEGVTPEKAREIVEAANFPAEVADKIVNVLVTLWKTFIEEDALLVEVNPLAKVASGEVIALDGKVSLDENADFRHPDHEELVDHAAANPLEAAAKEKNLNYVKLDGEVGIIGNGAGLVMSTLDVVAYAGEAHGGVKPANFLDIGGGASAAVMANGLEIILGDPDVKSVFVNVFGGITACDEVANGIVQALQLLADKGEEVSKPLVVRLDGNNAELGRKILSDANHPLVQRVDTMDGAADKAAELAAAK, encoded by the coding sequence GTGGACCTGTTCGAGTACCAGGCGAGGGACCTCTTCGCCAAGCACGATGTACCGGTGCTGGCCGGTGAAGTCATCGACACGCCTGAGGCCGCCCGCGCAGCCACCGAGCGTCTCGGTGGCAAGTCCGTAGTCAAGGCCCAGGTGAAGGTCGGCGGCCGTGGCAAGGCCGGTGGCGTGAAGCTCGCCGCCACCCCGGACGAGGCCGTCGCCCGTGCGACGGACATCCTCGGCATGGACATCAAGGGCCACACGGTCCACAAGGTGATGATCGCCGAGACGGCCCCGGAGATCCTGGAGGAGTACTACGTCTCCTTCCTCCTCGACCGCACCAACCGCACCTTCCTCTCCATCGCCTCCGTCGAGGGCGGCATGGAGATCGAGGAGGTGGCGGCCACCCGCCCCGAGGCCGTCGCCAAGACGCCGATCGACGCCAACGAGGGTGTGACCCCCGAGAAGGCCCGCGAGATCGTCGAGGCCGCGAACTTCCCGGCCGAGGTCGCCGACAAGATCGTCAACGTCCTGGTGACGCTGTGGAAGACCTTCATCGAGGAGGACGCCCTCCTCGTCGAGGTCAACCCGCTGGCGAAGGTCGCCTCCGGCGAGGTCATCGCCCTCGACGGCAAGGTCTCCCTGGACGAGAACGCGGACTTCCGCCACCCCGACCACGAGGAGCTCGTCGACCACGCGGCCGCGAACCCCCTGGAGGCCGCGGCCAAGGAGAAGAACCTCAACTACGTCAAGCTCGACGGTGAGGTCGGCATCATCGGCAACGGCGCGGGTCTCGTCATGAGCACCCTCGACGTCGTCGCGTACGCCGGTGAGGCGCACGGTGGGGTCAAGCCCGCCAACTTCCTCGACATCGGCGGTGGCGCCTCCGCCGCCGTCATGGCGAACGGCCTGGAGATCATCCTCGGCGACCCGGACGTCAAGTCCGTCTTCGTCAACGTCTTCGGCGGCATCACCGCGTGCGACGAGGTCGCCAACGGCATCGTGCAGGCGCTGCAGCTGCTCGCGGACAAGGGCGAGGAAGTCTCCAAGCCCCTCGTCGTCCGTCTGGACGGCAACAACGCCGAGCTGGGTCGCAAGATCCTCTCCGACGCCAACCACCCGCTGGTCCAGCGAGTGGACACCATGGACGGCGCGGCCGACAAGGCCGCCGAGCTCGCGGCTGCGAAGTAA
- a CDS encoding VWA domain-containing protein has translation MTTTEAEAEVDAGGRVADERLRRWRLVLGGDSADGTGCALDGRDAAMDQALSALYGKGDKARAGQDRSAGLGASAPSVARWLGDIRTYFPSSVVQVMQRDAIDRLGLSALLLEPEMLEAVEADVHLVGTLLSLNKAMPETTKETARAVVRKVVEDLEKRLATRTRATLTGALDRSARINRPRHHDIDWNRTIAANLKNYLPEYRTVVPERLIGYGRASQSVKKEVVLCIDQSGSMAASVVYASVFGAVLASMRSISTRLVVFDTAVVDLTDQLDDPVDVLFGTQLGGGTDINRALAYCQSQITRPADTVVVLISDLYEGGIRDEMLKRVAAMKASGVQFVTLLALSDEGTPAYDREHAAALATLGAPAFACTPDLFPEVMAAAIEKRPLPIPDSS, from the coding sequence ATGACGACGACAGAGGCAGAGGCAGAGGTGGACGCGGGCGGGCGCGTCGCCGACGAGCGGTTGCGGCGCTGGCGGCTCGTGCTCGGCGGGGACTCGGCGGACGGTACCGGGTGTGCGCTCGACGGGCGGGACGCGGCGATGGACCAGGCGTTGAGCGCGCTGTACGGGAAGGGGGACAAGGCGCGGGCGGGGCAGGACCGTTCGGCGGGGCTCGGTGCGTCGGCGCCGTCCGTCGCGCGGTGGCTGGGGGACATCCGGACGTACTTCCCGTCCTCCGTCGTCCAGGTCATGCAGCGGGACGCCATCGACCGGCTCGGACTGTCCGCGCTGCTGCTGGAGCCGGAGATGCTGGAGGCGGTGGAGGCGGACGTCCACCTCGTCGGCACCCTCCTCTCGCTCAACAAGGCCATGCCGGAGACGACGAAGGAGACCGCGCGAGCCGTCGTACGGAAGGTCGTCGAGGATCTGGAGAAGCGGCTCGCGACCCGCACCCGGGCCACCCTCACCGGCGCCCTCGACCGCAGCGCCCGCATCAACCGTCCGCGCCACCACGACATCGACTGGAACCGCACGATCGCGGCCAACCTCAAGAACTACCTGCCGGAGTACCGGACGGTCGTGCCCGAGCGGCTCATCGGGTACGGGCGGGCCTCGCAGTCGGTGAAGAAGGAGGTCGTCCTCTGCATCGACCAGTCGGGGTCGATGGCGGCGTCCGTCGTCTACGCGTCCGTATTCGGGGCCGTGCTGGCGTCCATGCGGTCCATCAGCACCCGGCTCGTCGTCTTCGACACGGCGGTCGTCGACCTCACCGACCAGCTCGACGACCCGGTCGACGTGCTCTTCGGCACCCAGCTCGGCGGCGGCACCGACATCAACAGGGCCCTCGCGTACTGCCAGTCGCAGATCACCCGGCCCGCGGACACCGTGGTCGTGCTGATCAGCGACCTCTACGAGGGCGGGATACGGGACGAGATGCTGAAGCGGGTGGCGGCGATGAAGGCGTCGGGGGTGCAGTTCGTGACGCTGCTCGCGCTCTCCGACGAAGGGACGCCGGCGTATGACCGCGAGCACGCGGCGGCCCTCGCGACGCTCGGCGCACCGGCGTTCGCCTGCACGCCCGACCTGTTCCCGGAGGTGATGGCGGCGGCGATCGAGAAGCGGCCGTTGCCGATACCCGACAGTTCGTGA
- a CDS encoding DUF6350 family protein codes for MADVTHATDPNDPNAGPGRHPADHGWPASPTAPGAPMRPVASTPSLYSSSPRSPLSPLLRRARRRSSKLVAGVLGGVLAAGLGLGAFVALVTMLWISSPYPDSGPGGALHLAAALWLLSHGVELVRTDTLSGAPVPVGLVPLFLLALPVVLLHRSARDHAGDGSGVSARATWAGLVIGYATVGAAVTSYASGGVLRPSWWWAALCVPLLAALAAGTGVWAARGRPRLPLPALLGGAPRTEGRRHVAAAAARAAGAGVLMLAGGGALLVAVSLVWHGGAARDSFLQLTEGLSGRFAVLLLCLALVPNAALWAAAYALGPGFVLGAGHTTAPLAAAAPAALLPPFPLLAAVPAGGGTPVYWAVGAVPLAAGVTVGWFTGVRAAADRTAPWSAWRTVAAAFLAALMAATAFGLLTLLSGGPLGVAALTAFGPVWWQAGGAAGAWVGVVGMPVALVARWWGMWARKRAEVGQGAGRKKASAAPVAREAGRGTRSGMSVGEGTGQRKRSMVARVFRRGARATGGGEVPGDVRKGVAKAPRGASGGQDVTTGGTSGGPRTGSRAAEPSTAQTYRAQPQPLPKRSRRVPAWLSIARRHPVERPTPAGSSPAANANAGTGSGIRVSAAPGPVHGAGAGLGSRSGPADARAPYDALDPYACRSTAPVPPPVWDPDSRAARWAALREASATDRDERERTPRSGSASGHSPAPGPGHTPDAPSGEAV; via the coding sequence ATGGCCGACGTGACACACGCGACCGACCCGAACGACCCGAACGCGGGCCCCGGCCGGCACCCCGCCGACCATGGATGGCCGGCATCCCCCACGGCACCCGGGGCGCCCATGAGGCCAGTGGCGTCCACGCCTTCCCTGTACTCGTCGTCGCCACGTTCTCCGCTGTCGCCGCTGCTCAGGCGGGCGCGCCGGAGGTCCTCCAAGCTCGTCGCCGGGGTGCTGGGCGGGGTCCTGGCGGCAGGGCTCGGACTCGGGGCTTTCGTCGCCCTCGTGACGATGCTGTGGATCAGTTCGCCGTACCCGGACAGCGGGCCCGGCGGGGCACTGCACTTGGCGGCGGCACTGTGGCTGCTCTCCCACGGCGTGGAACTCGTCCGCACCGACACGCTCTCCGGCGCCCCCGTCCCGGTCGGCCTCGTCCCTCTCTTCCTGCTCGCCCTGCCGGTGGTCCTGCTGCACCGATCGGCCCGCGACCACGCGGGCGACGGTTCCGGGGTGAGCGCCCGTGCGACATGGGCCGGGCTCGTCATCGGCTACGCGACCGTCGGCGCGGCGGTCACGTCGTACGCCTCGGGTGGGGTGCTGCGGCCGTCGTGGTGGTGGGCCGCGCTGTGTGTACCGCTGCTCGCGGCGCTCGCGGCGGGTACGGGGGTGTGGGCGGCCCGCGGGCGCCCCCGGCTGCCCCTGCCCGCGCTCCTCGGCGGCGCCCCGAGGACGGAAGGCCGGCGGCACGTCGCGGCCGCCGCCGCACGGGCCGCCGGGGCGGGTGTGCTCATGCTGGCCGGCGGCGGCGCCCTGCTGGTGGCCGTGTCGCTGGTCTGGCACGGAGGCGCGGCCCGCGACTCCTTCCTCCAGCTCACCGAAGGGCTGTCCGGGCGCTTCGCCGTACTGCTGCTCTGTCTCGCCCTCGTCCCGAACGCGGCGCTGTGGGCGGCGGCCTACGCCCTCGGCCCCGGCTTCGTGCTGGGCGCCGGACACACCACCGCACCACTGGCCGCAGCCGCTCCGGCCGCCCTCCTGCCCCCGTTCCCCCTGCTCGCGGCCGTCCCGGCGGGCGGGGGCACGCCGGTGTACTGGGCGGTGGGCGCGGTGCCGCTCGCCGCGGGGGTGACGGTCGGCTGGTTCACCGGGGTGCGGGCCGCCGCCGACCGTACGGCGCCGTGGTCCGCGTGGCGCACGGTCGCCGCGGCCTTCCTCGCGGCCCTCATGGCCGCCACCGCCTTTGGCCTCCTCACCCTCCTCTCCGGCGGGCCCCTCGGCGTCGCCGCCCTGACCGCTTTCGGACCGGTGTGGTGGCAGGCGGGCGGCGCGGCCGGGGCCTGGGTGGGTGTGGTGGGGATGCCGGTGGCGTTGGTGGCGCGGTGGTGGGGGATGTGGGCCCGGAAGCGAGCGGAGGTCGGCCAGGGGGCCGGGCGGAAGAAGGCGTCGGCGGCGCCTGTGGCCAGGGAAGCCGGCCGGGGGACGAGGTCCGGGATGTCCGTGGGCGAGGGGACCGGACAGCGGAAGCGGTCGATGGTGGCCAGGGTGTTCCGGCGTGGGGCGAGGGCGACCGGGGGTGGCGAGGTTCCCGGCGACGTGCGGAAGGGAGTCGCCAAGGCCCCCCGGGGCGCGTCCGGCGGCCAGGACGTGACGACGGGCGGCACATCGGGCGGGCCCAGAACCGGGTCCCGAGCCGCCGAGCCGTCAACGGCGCAGACCTACCGGGCGCAGCCTCAGCCTCTCCCGAAACGCTCCCGCCGCGTCCCCGCGTGGCTGTCCATCGCGAGGCGGCATCCGGTCGAGCGGCCGACCCCGGCAGGCTCCTCGCCCGCCGCCAACGCCAACGCCGGTACCGGATCCGGCATCAGAGTCAGCGCCGCTCCCGGCCCAGTTCACGGCGCCGGCGCCGGCCTCGGCTCCCGAAGTGGTCCCGCCGACGCCCGCGCACCATACGACGCCCTCGACCCGTACGCCTGCCGGTCCACCGCCCCCGTACCCCCGCCCGTCTGGGACCCGGACTCCCGCGCGGCACGCTGGGCGGCGTTGCGCGAGGCGTCTGCGACGGACCGGGACGAGCGCGAACGCACCCCCCGCTCCGGCTCCGCCTCGGGCCACAGCCCGGCTCCCGGCCCCGGCCACACCCCCGACGCCCCTTCCGGGGAAGCCGTCTGA
- the sucD gene encoding succinate--CoA ligase subunit alpha, protein MAIFLNKDSKIIVQGMTGATGMKHTKLMLADGSNIVGGVNPRKAGTSVDIDGTEIPVFGTVAEAIEKTGANVSVLFVPPAFAKAAVVEAIDAEIPLAVVITEGIAVHDSAAFYAYAVSQGNKTRIIGPNCPGLITPGQSNAGIIPGDITKPGRIGLVSKSGTLTYQMMYELRDIGFSSAVGIGGDPVIGTTHIDALAAFEADPDTDLIVMIGEIGGDAEERAADFIAKNVKKPVVGYVAGFTAPEGKTMGHAGAIVSGSSGTAAAKKEALEAAGVKVGKTPTETAKLAREILGG, encoded by the coding sequence ATGGCTATCTTCCTGAACAAGGACAGCAAGATCATCGTCCAGGGCATGACCGGTGCCACGGGCATGAAGCACACCAAGCTCATGCTGGCGGACGGCTCCAACATCGTCGGTGGCGTGAACCCGCGCAAGGCGGGCACCTCCGTCGACATCGACGGCACCGAGATCCCGGTCTTCGGCACGGTCGCCGAGGCGATCGAGAAGACGGGCGCGAACGTATCGGTCCTCTTCGTACCGCCGGCCTTCGCCAAGGCCGCCGTGGTCGAGGCGATCGACGCGGAGATCCCCCTCGCGGTCGTCATCACCGAGGGCATCGCCGTCCACGACTCGGCCGCGTTCTACGCGTACGCCGTGTCGCAGGGCAACAAGACCCGGATCATCGGCCCGAACTGCCCCGGTCTCATCACCCCGGGCCAGTCGAACGCCGGCATCATCCCCGGTGACATCACCAAGCCGGGCCGTATCGGCCTGGTCTCGAAGTCCGGCACGCTGACGTACCAGATGATGTACGAGCTGCGCGACATCGGCTTCTCGTCGGCGGTGGGTATCGGTGGCGACCCGGTCATCGGCACCACGCACATCGACGCTCTGGCCGCCTTCGAGGCCGACCCCGACACCGACCTGATCGTGATGATCGGTGAGATCGGTGGCGACGCGGAGGAGCGGGCCGCGGACTTCATCGCGAAGAACGTGAAGAAGCCCGTCGTCGGTTACGTCGCCGGCTTCACCGCGCCCGAGGGCAAGACCATGGGCCACGCCGGTGCCATCGTCTCCGGCTCCTCCGGTACGGCCGCCGCCAAGAAGGAGGCCCTTGAGGCCGCCGGCGTCAAGGTCGGCAAGACGCCGACCGAGACGGCGAAGCTCGCGCGCGAGATCCTCGGCGGCTGA
- a CDS encoding AAA family ATPase, giving the protein MPASVGTTTVDPSHNQSAPANTRTGGEVLRAHAEHAFADELALLAAQDDRPRPARWKLSPWAVATYLLGGTLPDGTVITPKYVGPRRIVEVAVTTLATDRALLLLGVPGTAKTWVSEHLAAAVSGDSTLLVQGTAGTPEEAIRYGWNYAQLLAHGPSRDALVPSPVMRAMAEGMTARVEELTRIPADVQDTLITILSEKTLPIPELGQEVQAVRGFNLIATANDRDRGVNDLSSALRRRFNTVVLPLPESADAEVDIVSRRVDQIGRSLDLPAVPDGVDEIRRVVTVFRELRDGVTTDGRTKLKSPSGTLSTAEAISVVTGGLALAAHFGDGVLRASDVAAGILGAVVRDPAADRVIWQEYLEAVVRERDGWTDFYRACREVSA; this is encoded by the coding sequence ATGCCTGCGTCCGTTGGAACGACCACTGTCGACCCGAGCCACAACCAGTCCGCGCCCGCGAACACGCGTACGGGCGGAGAGGTGCTTCGGGCGCATGCCGAGCACGCCTTCGCCGATGAACTGGCCCTGCTGGCCGCCCAGGACGACCGGCCCCGGCCGGCCCGCTGGAAGCTCTCGCCGTGGGCCGTCGCCACGTATCTGCTCGGCGGGACACTCCCGGACGGCACCGTGATCACACCGAAGTACGTCGGGCCGCGCCGCATCGTCGAGGTCGCCGTCACCACTCTCGCCACCGACCGCGCCCTGCTCCTGCTCGGCGTGCCCGGCACCGCCAAGACCTGGGTGTCCGAGCACCTGGCGGCGGCAGTCAGCGGCGACTCCACGCTGCTCGTGCAGGGCACGGCGGGCACCCCGGAGGAGGCGATCCGCTACGGCTGGAACTACGCGCAGCTGCTCGCCCACGGCCCGAGCCGCGACGCCCTCGTGCCCAGTCCCGTCATGCGGGCCATGGCGGAGGGCATGACGGCCCGCGTCGAGGAGCTGACCCGGATCCCGGCCGACGTCCAGGACACGCTGATCACGATCCTGTCCGAGAAGACGCTGCCGATACCGGAGTTGGGGCAGGAGGTGCAGGCCGTCCGTGGCTTCAACCTCATCGCCACGGCCAACGACCGCGACCGCGGTGTGAACGATCTGTCGAGTGCCCTGCGCCGCCGTTTCAACACCGTGGTGCTGCCGCTGCCGGAGAGCGCCGACGCCGAGGTCGACATCGTCTCGCGCCGCGTCGACCAGATCGGCCGCTCCCTCGACCTGCCGGCCGTGCCCGACGGCGTCGACGAGATTCGCCGCGTCGTCACGGTCTTCCGCGAGCTGCGCGACGGCGTCACGACGGACGGCCGTACGAAGCTGAAGTCGCCCAGCGGCACACTGTCCACCGCCGAGGCGATCTCCGTCGTCACGGGCGGGCTCGCCCTCGCCGCCCACTTCGGCGACGGCGTCCTGCGCGCATCCGACGTCGCAGCCGGCATCCTCGGCGCCGTCGTCCGCGACCCGGCCGCCGACCGCGTCATCTGGCAGGAGTACCTGGAGGCGGTCGTCCGCGAGCGCGACGGTTGGACGGACTTCTACCGCGCCTGCCGCGAGGTGAGTGCGTGA
- a CDS encoding DUF5682 family protein: MYGGADAIGAAEASCGAEVHATAHVAGGVRVPGGGPLLLGVRHHGPGSARAVRAALDAARPRTVLIEGPPEADALIPLAADENMRPPVALLAHAVDEPGRSSFWPFAEFSPEWVAIRWALSHGVPARFIDLPATHTLVWGREEAAAEPGGPTSQQHEVTEETTPGEEAVLAEGVAEEALRGDPLAALAEAAGYDDAERWWEDVVEHRGTGGDVFAPFAVLEEAMGALREVYGAGGRDRDPVREAYMRLQVRAAQKEFGDDRVAVVCGAWHVPALRERRTVAADRSLLKGLPKVKTDMTWVPWTNRRLARGSGYGAGIDSPGWYGHLFGAPDRPVERWLTKVAGLLREEDRIVSPAHVIEAVRLAETLAAMRGRPLPGLTETTDAVRAVMCDGSDVPLSLVQDRLVVGDVLGEVPESAPAVPLQRDLTRLQRRLRLKPEALQRELELDLRKENDAERSRLLHRLRLLGVEWGEPTTSRGSTGTFRETWRLRWEPELSVRVAEAGVWGTTVLSAATARAEADAVTAGSLADITGLAEHCLLAELPDALPVVMRVLADRAALDADVGHLAQALPALVRSLRYGDVRATDTRALAEVAAGLAERVFVGLPPACAALDAEAAQEMRRHVDAVHGAVGLLGDTAPGEHTARSGESRTGIRGRWHSVLHVLSGRDTVPGVIRGRAVRLLLDDGELAQDEAARLMGLVLSPGTAPADAAAWIEGFVGGGSGGGMLLVHDERLLGLVDAWLTGVPGDAFTDVLPLLRRTFSAYEPGVRRTLGEQLRRGPGRRGSTAAGRVGIPGFADDLDTDRADAVLPVVRLLLGLDGDGRPAADDNDLVGVAG, encoded by the coding sequence ATGTACGGCGGGGCGGATGCGATCGGTGCTGCGGAAGCGAGCTGTGGTGCGGAGGTGCATGCCACGGCGCACGTTGCCGGCGGGGTGCGGGTGCCCGGTGGTGGGCCGTTGCTGCTCGGTGTGCGGCATCACGGGCCGGGGTCGGCGCGGGCCGTGCGGGCCGCGCTGGACGCGGCCCGGCCCCGCACCGTGCTGATCGAGGGGCCGCCGGAGGCGGACGCGCTCATCCCGCTCGCCGCCGACGAGAACATGCGGCCCCCGGTCGCCCTTCTCGCCCACGCCGTCGACGAGCCCGGCCGTTCCTCCTTCTGGCCCTTCGCCGAGTTCTCCCCGGAGTGGGTGGCCATCCGCTGGGCCCTGTCCCACGGCGTACCGGCCCGCTTCATCGACCTGCCCGCCACGCACACGCTGGTCTGGGGGAGGGAGGAAGCCGCCGCCGAGCCGGGCGGTCCGACCTCGCAGCAGCACGAGGTGACCGAGGAGACGACACCGGGTGAGGAGGCGGTCCTGGCCGAGGGGGTGGCGGAGGAGGCTCTTCGGGGTGATCCGCTCGCCGCGCTCGCCGAAGCCGCCGGGTATGACGACGCCGAACGGTGGTGGGAGGACGTGGTCGAGCACCGGGGGACGGGCGGGGACGTCTTCGCGCCGTTCGCCGTGCTGGAGGAGGCCATGGGGGCGCTGCGGGAGGTGTACGGGGCCGGGGGGCGCGACCGGGATCCGGTGCGCGAGGCGTACATGCGGTTGCAGGTGCGGGCCGCGCAGAAGGAGTTCGGGGACGACCGCGTGGCCGTCGTGTGCGGGGCCTGGCACGTGCCCGCGCTGAGGGAGAGGCGGACCGTGGCCGCCGACCGGTCGTTGCTGAAGGGGCTGCCCAAGGTCAAGACCGACATGACCTGGGTGCCGTGGACGAACCGGAGACTGGCCCGGGGCAGCGGTTACGGGGCGGGGATCGACTCGCCGGGCTGGTACGGGCATCTGTTCGGCGCGCCCGACCGTCCCGTGGAGCGCTGGCTGACCAAGGTGGCGGGGCTGCTGCGCGAGGAGGACCGGATCGTCTCCCCCGCGCATGTCATCGAGGCGGTACGGCTGGCCGAGACGCTCGCCGCGATGCGCGGGCGCCCGCTGCCGGGGCTCACGGAGACCACCGACGCCGTACGCGCGGTGATGTGCGACGGATCGGACGTACCGCTGTCGCTGGTGCAGGACCGGCTGGTGGTCGGCGACGTCCTGGGAGAGGTGCCCGAGTCGGCGCCGGCGGTGCCGTTGCAGCGGGACCTCACGCGGCTCCAGCGGCGGCTGCGGCTCAAACCGGAGGCGCTGCAGCGTGAGCTGGAGCTCGACCTGCGGAAGGAGAACGACGCGGAGCGCAGCCGTCTGCTGCACCGTCTGCGACTGCTCGGCGTCGAGTGGGGCGAGCCGACGACCTCGCGCGGCAGCACGGGCACGTTCCGCGAGACCTGGCGGCTGCGCTGGGAGCCGGAGCTGTCGGTACGGGTCGCCGAGGCCGGGGTCTGGGGGACCACCGTGCTCTCCGCGGCGACCGCCAGGGCCGAGGCGGACGCCGTCACGGCCGGGTCGCTCGCCGACATCACCGGCCTCGCCGAGCACTGCCTCCTCGCCGAACTCCCCGACGCCCTGCCCGTGGTGATGCGCGTGCTCGCCGACCGCGCCGCTCTCGACGCGGACGTCGGCCACCTCGCCCAGGCACTCCCGGCGCTGGTCCGCTCCCTCCGCTACGGCGACGTCCGCGCCACCGACACCCGGGCACTGGCCGAGGTCGCCGCCGGCCTCGCCGAACGGGTCTTCGTCGGACTGCCGCCCGCGTGCGCCGCGCTCGACGCGGAGGCGGCACAGGAGATGCGCCGCCATGTGGACGCCGTACACGGGGCGGTGGGCCTGCTAGGCGATACGGCCCCGGGGGAACACACGGCACGGAGTGGCGAAAGCCGGACCGGGATACGGGGCCGTTGGCACTCGGTGCTCCACGTCCTCTCCGGGCGGGACACCGTGCCGGGTGTGATCCGGGGGCGAGCCGTACGACTGCTGCTGGACGACGGGGAACTGGCGCAGGACGAGGCGGCACGGCTCATGGGGCTCGTGCTGTCGCCGGGGACGGCACCGGCGGACGCGGCGGCGTGGATCGAGGGGTTCGTCGGCGGCGGTTCCGGCGGCGGAATGCTGCTCGTGCACGACGAGCGACTCCTCGGCCTGGTGGACGCCTGGCTCACGGGCGTGCCCGGGGACGCGTTCACGGACGTACTGCCGTTGCTGCGGCGGACGTTCTCGGCGTACGAGCCGGGGGTGCGCCGGACACTCGGCGAGCAGCTGCGGCGCGGGCCCGGGCGACGGGGAAGCACGGCGGCAGGCCGGGTCGGCATACCCGGCTTCGCCGACGACCTCGACACCGACCGCGCGGACGCGGTGCTGCCGGTGGTGCGGCTGCTGCTGGGCCTGGACGGCGACGGTCGGCCGGCTGCCGACGACAACGACCTTGTGGGGGTGGCGGGATGA
- a CDS encoding RNA polymerase sigma factor encodes MTGPGARAGAGDKNGDENGAGTRARTGAGAKTSGAPSARSGTEWYQQPLDADADAAGPDPTPPPLTPGQAFDTLYAYCAPALVQQAYLLTGRRRLAREAVEHAFQLAWHRWPEVAADRDPAGWVRAAAHEYALSPWHRLRPLPRRHHERQPADPTGRALLTALLELPPPYRRTLLLYDGVGLNLPDTAAETESSTPAAAGRLLYARAIVTERLPEPVAADDLRRLLAALPSDIRPGPTKPPALRARADLRARRWIHAAIAFIALLLTTTALTLHTAPDHYEPPIPAGSPIHGIPPRAAPGPLSQPQQKLRAKLRSETAAGPERLHPEAH; translated from the coding sequence GTGACCGGGCCTGGGGCCCGGGCCGGGGCCGGAGACAAAAACGGAGACGAAAACGGAGCCGGAACCAGAGCCCGAACCGGCGCCGGAGCCAAGACGTCCGGCGCGCCATCCGCCCGTAGCGGGACCGAGTGGTACCAGCAGCCGCTCGACGCGGACGCCGACGCCGCCGGTCCGGATCCGACCCCACCACCCCTGACACCCGGCCAGGCCTTCGACACCCTCTACGCGTATTGCGCCCCCGCCCTCGTACAGCAGGCCTATCTGCTCACCGGGCGGCGTCGGCTCGCGCGCGAGGCGGTGGAGCACGCCTTCCAGCTCGCCTGGCATCGCTGGCCGGAGGTGGCCGCCGACCGCGACCCCGCGGGCTGGGTGCGGGCGGCGGCCCACGAGTACGCCCTCTCCCCCTGGCACCGGCTGCGCCCCCTCCCCCGTCGGCACCACGAACGGCAGCCGGCCGACCCCACCGGCCGCGCCCTGCTGACCGCGCTGCTCGAACTGCCGCCCCCGTACCGCCGTACCCTGCTCCTCTACGACGGTGTCGGCCTCAATCTGCCCGACACGGCCGCGGAGACGGAGTCCAGCACGCCCGCCGCGGCCGGCCGGCTGCTCTACGCCCGCGCGATCGTCACCGAGCGCCTCCCGGAGCCGGTCGCGGCCGACGACCTCAGGCGCCTCCTGGCCGCGCTCCCCTCCGACATCCGCCCGGGCCCCACCAAACCGCCCGCCCTACGCGCCCGAGCCGACCTGCGCGCCCGGCGCTGGATCCACGCCGCCATCGCCTTCATCGCCCTCCTCCTCACCACCACCGCCCTCACCCTCCACACCGCCCCCGACCACTACGAACCCCCGATCCCCGCAGGCAGCCCGATCCACGGCATCCCCCCGAGAGCGGCCCCCGGCCCTCTCTCCCAACCCCAGCAAAAACTCCGCGCCAAGCTGCGATCGGAAACAGCCGCCGGCCCGGAACGCCTGCACCCGGAAGCCCACTGA
- the purN gene encoding phosphoribosylglycinamide formyltransferase, producing the protein MAAKPVAKRLVVLVSGSGTNLQALLDAIGSTGVEAYGAEIVAVGADRGGIEGLARAERAGLPTFVCRVKDHETRDEWDAALAEAVAAYEPDLVVSAGFMKIVGKEFLARFGGRFVNTHPALLPSFPGAHGVRDALAYGARVTGCTVHFVDDGVDTGPIIAQGVVEIRDEDDESALHERIKEVERRLLVDVVGRLARNGYRIEGRKVVIQ; encoded by the coding sequence GTGGCCGCCAAGCCCGTGGCCAAGCGCCTCGTCGTACTGGTCTCCGGATCCGGCACCAACCTCCAGGCGCTGCTGGACGCCATCGGCTCGACCGGCGTCGAGGCCTACGGCGCCGAGATCGTGGCCGTCGGAGCCGACCGCGGTGGCATCGAGGGGCTCGCCCGTGCCGAGCGCGCCGGGCTGCCGACCTTCGTGTGCCGGGTCAAGGACCACGAGACGCGTGACGAGTGGGACGCGGCGCTCGCCGAGGCCGTCGCCGCGTACGAACCCGATCTCGTCGTGTCCGCCGGGTTCATGAAGATCGTGGGGAAGGAGTTCCTGGCGCGGTTCGGTGGGCGGTTCGTCAACACCCACCCGGCCCTCCTCCCCAGTTTCCCGGGGGCCCACGGGGTGCGGGACGCGCTCGCGTACGGCGCCCGGGTCACCGGCTGCACCGTCCACTTCGTCGACGACGGCGTCGACACCGGACCGATCATCGCGCAGGGCGTGGTGGAAATCCGGGACGAGGACGACGAGAGCGCTCTGCACGAGCGCATCAAGGAAGTCGAGCGAAGGCTGCTCGTCGATGTCGTGGGGCGGCTCGCCCGCAACGGCTATCGCATTGAGGGACGAAAGGTAGTTATCCAGTGA